Proteins co-encoded in one Natronorubrum daqingense genomic window:
- a CDS encoding winged helix-turn-helix transcriptional regulator, whose amino-acid sequence MATQQPATKTDEPNACPVIESLEQIGSKWRLAVLHELLSGEQRFNELKRSTGANARTLSRVLDDLGEMGFVERRLEEDAPVATYYSLTDKGESLDPVFDEIECWAGSWLDDEQLEL is encoded by the coding sequence ATGGCGACCCAACAGCCTGCGACGAAGACCGACGAACCGAACGCCTGCCCCGTCATCGAATCGCTCGAGCAGATCGGTTCGAAGTGGCGACTGGCCGTCCTGCACGAACTCCTCTCCGGCGAACAACGCTTCAACGAACTCAAGCGCTCGACGGGTGCAAACGCTCGGACACTCTCTCGCGTCCTCGACGACCTCGGCGAGATGGGCTTCGTCGAACGCAGACTCGAGGAAGACGCTCCGGTAGCGACCTACTACAGTCTCACTGACAAGGGCGAATCGCTCGATCCAGTGTTCGACGAGATCGAATGCTGGGCCGGATCGTGGCTCGACGACGAGCAACTCGAATTGTAG
- a CDS encoding response regulator transcription factor, which yields MAREPPSVLIVEDEPDLADLYATWLAESCTVQTAYDGETALNSIDDGLDIVLLDRRMPGLSGDTILTTIRDRNLDCRVAMVTAVEPDFDIVEMGFDDYLVKPVSKDELCSIVEQLHLRSSYDDQLQEFFALASKKALLDAEKTEVERKSSREYDRLQDRLAVLRVQVDDTMQELLDQDGYRRLCQDLTRDTLLEETY from the coding sequence ATGGCCAGAGAACCCCCGTCTGTCCTGATCGTCGAAGACGAGCCTGATCTCGCTGATCTCTACGCGACCTGGCTCGCAGAATCGTGTACCGTCCAAACAGCCTACGACGGGGAGACGGCGCTGAATTCGATCGACGACGGTCTCGATATCGTGCTCCTCGATCGCCGAATGCCCGGGCTCTCTGGCGATACGATTTTGACCACCATTCGAGACCGGAATCTCGATTGTCGGGTCGCAATGGTGACCGCGGTCGAACCCGACTTCGACATCGTCGAAATGGGATTCGACGACTACCTCGTCAAGCCCGTCTCGAAAGACGAGTTGTGTTCGATCGTCGAACAGCTACACCTCCGCTCGAGTTACGACGATCAACTCCAAGAGTTCTTCGCGCTGGCATCGAAAAAAGCCCTCCTGGACGCGGAAAAAACCGAGGTAGAACGAAAGTCGAGTCGCGAGTACGACCGACTGCAGGACCGACTGGCAGTGCTTCGAGTTCAAGTCGACGACACGATGCAGGAACTCCTCGATCAAGATGGCTACCGTCGACTCTGTCAGGATCTCACGCGCGATACCCTGCTCGAAGAAACTTACTGA
- a CDS encoding GNAT family N-acetyltransferase codes for MADYRPIPDERELFHDYRSYAFRPEEGVPAYDPDEHESPRDTLGSRRGLYVDGESDPAPRCVCRHYWLESRVRGDRHRTAGIASVAAPPEYRRNGHVAKLLAESLAEYRDHDVRFSVLWPFQYRFYRHYGWDTANGVLIHECAPDVLSFSEGRTASGDGTLSRCGPDDYDRLEAAYQTHLEQYALSLERDETWWRHRVFGGHSHDPFVYAYERDGRVEGYLVYTIDGDLGDRTMAVDELVFTDLEALRGLLSFCRDHDSQVERVRLRLPKNVPLRAIIRDPDEIETTLADGPMVRIVDVAAALSALSYPACESDLTLRVEDPVSDWNDDLFTLSVETGLGKCSRIAGRADSDENADDDPDISLDIGALSQLVVGTHSATTLERMGRLEASEGASVDTLSRLFPTSDVYLGDRF; via the coding sequence ATGGCCGACTATCGTCCCATTCCGGACGAACGAGAGCTCTTTCACGACTACCGTAGTTACGCGTTCAGACCGGAGGAGGGTGTTCCCGCGTACGATCCAGACGAACACGAGAGTCCGCGAGACACCCTCGGCTCCCGTCGCGGCCTGTACGTGGACGGCGAATCCGACCCCGCCCCTCGCTGCGTCTGTCGACACTACTGGCTCGAGTCGCGGGTGCGCGGCGATCGACACCGTACGGCCGGGATCGCCTCGGTCGCGGCGCCACCCGAGTATCGGCGCAACGGTCACGTCGCAAAGTTGCTCGCGGAATCGCTCGCCGAGTATCGTGATCACGACGTTCGATTCTCCGTCCTGTGGCCGTTTCAGTACCGATTCTATCGACACTACGGCTGGGACACGGCTAACGGCGTCCTGATCCACGAGTGCGCCCCCGACGTGCTCTCGTTTTCGGAGGGAAGGACAGCAAGTGGCGACGGAACTCTCAGCCGATGCGGCCCCGACGACTACGACCGACTCGAGGCCGCGTACCAAACCCACCTCGAGCAGTACGCGCTCTCACTCGAGCGAGACGAGACGTGGTGGCGACACCGCGTGTTCGGTGGCCACAGCCACGATCCGTTCGTCTACGCCTACGAACGAGACGGCCGGGTCGAGGGATATCTCGTCTACACCATCGACGGCGATCTCGGTGATCGAACGATGGCCGTCGACGAACTCGTCTTCACCGACCTCGAGGCCTTGCGTGGGCTCCTGTCGTTTTGTCGCGATCACGACTCACAGGTCGAACGTGTTCGGTTGCGTCTTCCCAAGAACGTCCCACTGCGGGCGATCATTCGGGACCCCGACGAAATCGAGACGACCCTCGCGGACGGTCCGATGGTTCGGATCGTCGACGTTGCCGCCGCGTTGAGCGCGCTCTCGTATCCGGCGTGTGAAAGCGACCTCACACTCCGCGTCGAGGATCCCGTGAGTGACTGGAACGACGACCTGTTCACCCTCAGCGTGGAAACGGGACTGGGGAAGTGCAGCCGAATTGCAGGGCGAGCAGACAGTGACGAGAACGCCGATGACGATCCCGATATCAGCCTCGATATCGGGGCACTTTCCCAACTGGTCGTGGGGACGCACTCCGCCACGACGCTCGAGCGAATGGGGCGACTCGAAGCGAGCGAGGGTGCTTCCGTCGACACGCTCTCGAGGCTCTTTCCGACGTCCGACGTGTACCTCGGGGATCGGTTCTAA
- a CDS encoding sensor histidine kinase: protein MTGRSVPLLDRVTDAFFALDTDFRFTYLNERAETLLKRSRVDLIGRVMWDEFPTTVETQFPDRFHRAMDEQVSVSFEIYHAHLETWFEARAYPAEDGLSVYMRDVTARKTQETTLAQHAAVVEAVHDAVLTLDRDRNLVTVNGATEALLGIDRSNLVGKHIEFLTKRAGIDDEHAIQIGQAITDVDVGNAVDRHLELPFTDADGTDRIGEFRFVPIEDDVATVAAVIRDVTDRREYERVVTSLHEITRWLLESDDPEEICAIAVHAGSDLLNLPISGVWLLDDEHGYLDPVAGTAGAHDEFGGLPRFSPGEGLVWDVFESGTVERFDDLTTVDDLYNPDTPIRSEIIAPIGTHGVLMTGSFEAHQFDETDVDLVSTLVENTLAALERAQREHVLRERTAELERQTDRLESVADVLSSDLKQQLSTLADALSGEKTPHDPMWEFPLAEDTVQTTLERTERLVDDVREFARNASAVGPRTRIDLESAITDALERSRLESERVVVERSASLRADDDRFVRLLETAFDDTAARATDDVTIQVGLLGFDTDDRTRGFFLLDDAAEIPPPADERVLEPTMREHDDDGRGTNPLSDADDADDRPATGESSVRRDMSESTDGLGLALVRAIAEAHDWTLTVDTGINGGTRLEISDVTTLEETSDSDFAP from the coding sequence ATGACGGGACGATCAGTGCCACTTCTCGATCGGGTCACTGACGCGTTCTTCGCGCTCGATACGGATTTTCGCTTCACGTATCTAAACGAGCGAGCGGAGACCCTCCTCAAACGATCTCGAGTCGACCTCATCGGACGTGTCATGTGGGACGAGTTCCCCACGACCGTCGAAACGCAGTTTCCGGATCGGTTCCACCGGGCGATGGACGAGCAGGTTTCCGTCTCCTTCGAGATCTATCACGCCCACCTCGAGACGTGGTTCGAAGCCCGCGCGTATCCCGCCGAGGACGGACTGTCGGTCTACATGCGAGACGTTACCGCGCGGAAAACACAGGAGACGACGCTGGCACAGCACGCGGCGGTCGTCGAGGCCGTTCACGACGCCGTCCTCACACTCGATCGCGATCGAAACCTCGTCACGGTCAACGGCGCAACCGAGGCGCTTCTCGGCATCGACCGGTCGAATCTCGTCGGTAAACACATCGAGTTCCTCACCAAACGCGCCGGGATCGACGACGAGCACGCGATTCAGATCGGCCAGGCAATCACCGACGTCGACGTCGGCAACGCCGTCGACAGACACCTCGAGTTACCGTTCACCGACGCCGACGGAACCGATCGAATTGGCGAGTTCCGATTCGTCCCGATCGAAGACGACGTCGCGACGGTCGCAGCCGTCATCCGCGACGTCACCGACCGACGCGAGTACGAGCGCGTCGTCACGTCCCTCCACGAAATTACCCGCTGGCTCCTCGAGTCGGACGACCCAGAAGAGATCTGTGCGATCGCCGTTCACGCGGGGAGTGACCTGCTCAATCTCCCGATCAGTGGCGTGTGGCTCCTCGACGACGAGCACGGCTACCTCGACCCCGTCGCCGGAACGGCCGGTGCACACGACGAATTCGGCGGATTGCCGCGATTCTCTCCCGGAGAGGGGCTCGTCTGGGATGTGTTCGAATCCGGCACCGTCGAGCGCTTCGACGATTTGACGACGGTCGACGACCTCTACAATCCCGACACGCCGATTCGATCGGAGATCATCGCACCGATCGGCACGCACGGTGTACTCATGACCGGTTCGTTCGAGGCTCACCAATTCGACGAAACAGACGTCGATCTCGTCTCCACGCTCGTCGAGAACACCCTTGCCGCACTCGAGCGCGCCCAGCGCGAGCACGTCCTTCGGGAGCGAACGGCTGAACTCGAGCGCCAGACTGACCGACTCGAGTCAGTCGCAGACGTCCTCTCGAGTGATCTCAAACAACAACTCTCGACGCTCGCCGACGCCCTCTCGGGAGAGAAGACGCCCCACGACCCAATGTGGGAATTTCCACTCGCGGAGGATACCGTCCAGACGACGCTCGAGCGAACCGAACGGCTCGTCGACGACGTTCGCGAGTTCGCACGGAATGCATCGGCTGTCGGACCGCGGACCAGAATCGACCTCGAGTCAGCGATCACGGACGCTCTCGAGCGCTCACGCCTCGAGAGCGAACGCGTCGTCGTCGAGCGCTCTGCATCGCTTCGGGCCGACGACGACCGGTTCGTCCGCCTCCTCGAGACGGCGTTCGACGACACAGCCGCGCGAGCGACCGACGACGTTACGATTCAGGTCGGACTCCTCGGATTTGACACTGACGACCGCACGCGCGGGTTTTTCTTGCTCGACGATGCAGCCGAGATTCCGCCACCAGCAGACGAGCGAGTGCTCGAGCCAACGATGCGCGAACACGACGATGATGGACGCGGGACGAACCCACTTTCAGACGCTGACGATGCCGATGATAGACCAGCAACCGGCGAATCGAGCGTTCGACGCGACATGAGTGAGAGCACGGATGGGCTCGGACTCGCTCTCGTCCGAGCGATCGCCGAAGCACACGACTGGACGCTCACCGTCGACACCGGGATCAATGGGGGGACGAGACTCGAGATCAGTGACGTAACGACACTCGAGGAGACGTCAGATTCCGACTTCGCTCCGTGA
- the purL gene encoding phosphoribosylformylglycinamidine synthase subunit PurL yields the protein MSLADSDRELVVEELEREPTPAEAALFENLWSEHCAYRSSRPLLSAFDSEGEQVVIGPGDDAAVVALPGSEDGGPEEGSTYITMGIESHNHPSYVDPFDGAATGVGGIVRDTLSMGAYPIALADSLYFGEFVEPRSTARRSDDVDHEHSKYLFEGVVEGISHYGNCIGVPTVAGSVDFHPDYEGNPLVNVACIGLTNDDRLVTAEAQEPGNKLVLVGNGTGRDGLGGASFASEDLAEDAETEDRPAVQVGDPYAEKLLIEANEQLIDESLIESARDLGAAGLGGASSELVAKGNLGAYIELERVHQREPNMNALEILLAESQERMCYEVAPESVDRVREITERYDLGCSVIGEVTDGNYTCTFEGETVVDVDAYFLGEGAPMNDLPSEEPTQPDTDLPEVDLEEAFEAVLSSPNTASKRWVYRQYDHEVGVRTSVGPGDDAAIIAIREASAERGSANGSSGDGRETGQGLAISSGAAPNWTSAAPYEGAKAIALENATNIAAKGATPLAAVDCLNGGNPEKPDVYGGFEGIVDGLADMCETLSAPVVGGNVSLYNDSVTGPIPPTPTLAMVGTKEGYDAPPLSISPETDSTLVLVGDLTLGTEDDSAADEARLGGSEYLAQFGGSDAFPTLFDEPAAVIDALADVANDASTLAVHDVSHGGLAVSLAEMVTDDAGLEVSLPVSDDADDAAVTGTLFHEQPGRAVIQTESPAAVAEAFEGIAPVTRLGQPTADGTLEVSAGTHQLSIDAADIRERRATIERALE from the coding sequence ATGAGTCTTGCCGATTCGGATCGCGAACTCGTCGTCGAGGAACTCGAGCGAGAGCCGACGCCGGCCGAGGCGGCGCTGTTCGAAAACCTCTGGAGTGAACACTGCGCGTATCGCTCCTCGAGACCGCTGCTGTCGGCGTTCGACAGTGAGGGCGAGCAGGTCGTCATCGGACCGGGTGACGACGCGGCGGTTGTCGCGCTGCCGGGAAGCGAAGACGGCGGCCCAGAGGAGGGGTCGACCTACATCACGATGGGCATCGAGAGTCACAACCACCCTTCCTACGTCGACCCGTTCGACGGGGCTGCGACGGGTGTCGGCGGCATCGTCCGAGACACGCTCTCGATGGGTGCGTACCCGATCGCGCTGGCCGACTCGCTGTACTTCGGCGAGTTTGTCGAACCGCGTTCGACTGCCCGCCGATCCGACGATGTCGACCACGAGCACTCGAAGTACCTCTTCGAGGGCGTCGTCGAGGGAATCAGCCACTACGGCAACTGTATCGGCGTGCCGACGGTCGCGGGCAGCGTCGACTTCCACCCCGATTACGAGGGGAACCCGCTCGTCAACGTCGCCTGTATCGGCCTGACGAACGACGATCGACTCGTCACCGCCGAAGCCCAAGAGCCGGGCAACAAACTCGTCCTCGTCGGCAACGGAACCGGTCGCGACGGTCTCGGTGGTGCCAGCTTCGCCAGCGAGGACCTAGCAGAAGACGCCGAAACCGAAGACCGACCCGCGGTTCAAGTCGGTGACCCCTACGCGGAAAAGTTGCTCATCGAAGCCAACGAGCAACTGATCGACGAAAGCCTGATCGAGTCCGCCCGCGACCTCGGTGCCGCCGGACTGGGCGGGGCCTCGAGCGAACTCGTCGCTAAAGGAAATCTCGGCGCATACATCGAACTCGAGCGCGTCCACCAGCGCGAGCCGAACATGAACGCCCTCGAGATTCTCCTCGCCGAGTCCCAGGAACGGATGTGCTACGAGGTCGCACCCGAAAGCGTCGATCGCGTGCGTGAGATCACCGAGCGCTACGATCTGGGCTGTTCGGTCATCGGTGAGGTCACGGACGGCAACTATACGTGTACATTCGAAGGCGAGACCGTCGTCGACGTCGACGCTTATTTCCTGGGCGAGGGCGCACCGATGAACGACCTTCCCAGCGAGGAACCGACCCAGCCGGACACGGACCTTCCCGAGGTCGACCTCGAGGAGGCCTTCGAGGCCGTTCTCTCGAGTCCGAACACGGCCTCGAAGCGGTGGGTCTACCGCCAGTACGACCACGAGGTCGGCGTTCGGACGAGCGTCGGACCGGGCGACGACGCGGCGATCATTGCGATTCGCGAAGCGAGCGCGGAGCGTGGCTCTGCGAATGGGTCGAGTGGCGACGGCCGCGAGACAGGACAGGGTCTTGCGATTTCGTCGGGTGCGGCACCGAACTGGACGAGCGCCGCACCCTACGAGGGGGCGAAAGCGATCGCCCTCGAAAACGCGACGAACATCGCCGCGAAGGGAGCCACGCCCCTCGCAGCCGTCGACTGCCTCAACGGCGGCAACCCGGAGAAACCGGACGTCTACGGCGGCTTCGAGGGGATTGTCGACGGCCTCGCCGACATGTGCGAGACGCTCTCCGCGCCGGTCGTCGGCGGCAACGTCTCGTTGTACAACGACTCCGTCACCGGCCCGATTCCGCCGACGCCGACGCTCGCGATGGTCGGCACCAAGGAGGGATACGACGCGCCGCCGCTCTCGATTTCTCCGGAGACTGACAGCACGCTCGTCCTCGTCGGCGACCTCACGCTCGGCACCGAGGACGACTCTGCAGCCGACGAGGCCCGCCTCGGCGGTTCCGAGTACCTCGCACAGTTCGGCGGAAGCGACGCGTTCCCGACGCTCTTCGACGAGCCAGCGGCCGTGATCGACGCGCTCGCCGACGTCGCGAACGACGCCTCGACGCTCGCCGTCCACGACGTGAGCCACGGCGGTCTCGCCGTTTCGCTGGCCGAAATGGTCACGGACGACGCGGGACTCGAGGTTTCGCTTCCCGTTTCCGACGACGCTGACGATGCAGCTGTCACAGGTACGCTCTTCCACGAGCAACCCGGTCGAGCAGTGATCCAAACGGAGTCGCCAGCAGCCGTCGCCGAGGCGTTCGAGGGCATTGCACCGGTCACCAGGCTCGGTCAGCCGACGGCCGATGGAACGCTCGAGGTCAGCGCTGGCACTCATCAGCTCAGTATCGACGCAGCGGACATCCGCGAGCGACGCGCGACGATTGAACGCGCTCTCGAGTAA
- a CDS encoding ornithine cyclodeaminase family protein, whose product MVRVLSDADVSSVLDLEALLPVVAEAFEKQREGAVERPERPHYPIGRGTNPDAPEQPTGTGLCMPAYIHGAPYAATKLVAVCPDNSERELPTVTAQIALTDAETGQPVAYLAGNRITNARTGCIGGLAARELAPAGSLEVGVIGAGTQARWQTRAIAAAVGTDRLESIRIYSPSDSRFECARVLESELGAGTDAASSPRGAVEDADVVVTTTTSTEPVFPGEALAPGALVVAVGAYTPEMRELDDRTIERATRVFADVPDEARETGDLRGHNDLEVVPFGDVLVGRTGRTSSEEILVLESVGSAVLDAGAATFVFERAEKRALGATQSL is encoded by the coding sequence ATGGTTCGCGTCCTCTCCGATGCAGACGTGTCGTCCGTCCTCGACCTCGAGGCGTTGCTCCCCGTCGTCGCCGAGGCGTTCGAAAAGCAACGCGAGGGAGCCGTCGAACGACCGGAGCGGCCACACTATCCGATCGGGAGAGGGACGAATCCGGACGCACCCGAGCAGCCGACTGGGACCGGCCTCTGTATGCCGGCGTACATCCACGGTGCCCCCTACGCCGCGACGAAACTCGTCGCCGTCTGTCCGGACAATTCCGAACGGGAGCTGCCGACGGTCACCGCACAGATCGCACTCACGGACGCCGAAACCGGACAGCCGGTGGCCTACCTCGCAGGGAACCGAATCACGAACGCCAGAACGGGCTGTATCGGCGGACTCGCCGCTCGCGAACTCGCCCCCGCCGGCTCGCTCGAGGTGGGCGTCATCGGTGCCGGGACGCAGGCTCGCTGGCAAACGCGAGCCATCGCGGCCGCCGTCGGTACCGACCGACTCGAGTCGATTCGAATCTACTCCCCGAGCGATTCGCGATTCGAGTGCGCGCGAGTTCTCGAGTCCGAACTCGGCGCTGGGACGGACGCGGCCTCGAGTCCACGGGGAGCCGTCGAAGACGCCGACGTCGTCGTCACGACCACGACGAGTACGGAACCGGTGTTTCCGGGGGAGGCACTGGCACCTGGTGCACTCGTCGTCGCCGTCGGTGCCTACACACCCGAGATGCGCGAACTCGACGATCGAACGATCGAACGCGCCACTCGCGTGTTCGCGGACGTTCCCGACGAAGCGCGTGAGACGGGCGATCTCCGGGGCCACAACGACCTCGAGGTCGTTCCGTTCGGCGACGTATTGGTGGGACGGACCGGCCGAACGTCGTCGGAAGAGATTCTCGTCCTCGAGAGCGTCGGATCGGCGGTGTTGGATGCTGGGGCGGCGACGTTCGTCTTCGAACGGGCTGAAAAACGGGCCTTGGGTGCGACACAATCGTTGTGA